In the genome of Cryptococcus deuterogattii R265 chromosome 6, complete sequence, one region contains:
- a CDS encoding SWR1-complex protein 4, which yields MSAQDVRSILSLPLSAPLPTLPNSRKIPAPRKPDGITRELYALIGDNAPSLADAQASLAAVKYREKPAMKGKKVHWEWTEFTPAARSDNPVRLRHWACITDSDPNASVEYFGKFNFHGPSVMEYSQFEYDQHLVDPNWTPQETQYLFELLKEYDLRFIIAADRYAYISPEGEKRVRSVEDMKDRYYTICRRLIRTRTASDPVHQQHLIQAYAFDKVREIKRKQYASDLFHLTPAEIAEEEALYVEITRMQQNERRFRADRDELMRSVMGLDSGLMEVDQAAMENAIGVDKNKKKRKAEDESAAPSPAPTPKKPTPNASFDNSRCIYHLPAPSNTNSLTSHLSQKHPPHQQAFLRGSRLPLPKPTAAGRITDLLAELGLSANRLVMPTRQNLEVFEGLLNAAAALVEMRRQVNRVEQELRVVRMQKEGLMPVTTNPSARVKGEAGVAVGGSEGMVKMGTHMKES from the exons ATGTCAGCTCAAGATGTGcgctccatcctctctcttcccctatCCGCTCCACTCCCAACGCTCCCCAACTCACGGAAAATCCCTGCTCCGCGCAAACCCGACGGTATCACCCGTGAACTCTACGCTCTCATTGGAGACAATGCACCTTCACTCGCAGATGCACAGGCAAGTCTGGCCGCGGTTAAGTACAGGGAGAAGCCAGCTatgaaagggaagaaggttcATTG GGAATGGACAGAGTTTACGCCGGCTGCGAGGAGTGACAACCCTGTACGGCTAAGACACTGGGCCTGCATAACTGATTCCGATCCTAATGCTTCCG TTGAATACTTTGGCAAATTCAATTTCCACGGGCCATCTGTCATGGAATACTCGCAGTTTGAATACGATCAACATCTTGTCGACCCTAACTGGACGCCGCAAGAAACACAGTATCTGTTTGAGCTGTTGAAGGAATACGATTTGAGGTTTATCATTGCGGCCGATCGGTATGCGTATATCTCGcctgaaggagaaaaacGGGTGCGAAGTGTCGAG GATATGAAAGACCGATATTACACTATCTGCCGAAGACTCATCCGAACACGAACCGCATCCGATCCCGTACATCAACAACATCTCATCCAAGCGTACGCATTTGACAAAGTTCGGGAAATCAAGCGCAAACAATACGCGTCCgacctctttcatctcacTCCGGCCGAGATtgcggaggaagaagcactCTATGTGGAGATCACGAGGATGCAACAAAATGAGAGGCGATTCCGAGCGGACAGGGATGAGTTAATGAGGAGTGTTATGGGGCTGGATAGTGGGTTGATGGAAGTTGATCAAGCGGCGATGGAGAATGCTATCGGTGTTGACAAG AACAAAAAGAAGCGGAAGGCAGAGGACGAAAGTGCCGCCCCATCTCCCGCTCCTACACCCAAGAAACCAACACCCAACGCAAGCTTTGATAACTCGCGCTGTATTTACCACCTTCCTGCGCCTTCTAACACCAATTCCCTTacttcccatctctcccaaaAGCATCCTCCGCACCAACAGGCTTTCCTCCGCGGTTCTCGTTTACCACTTCCTAAACCGACCGCCGCTGGACGTATCACGGACTTGCTTGCCGAGCTGGGTCTCTCCGCGAACAGGCTTGTCATGCCTACAAGACAAAATCTGGAAGTATTTGAGGGACTGTTAAATGCAGCAGCGGCTTTGGtagagatgaggaggcaAGTGAATAGGGTAGAGCAAGAGTTGAGGGTAGTGAGGATGCAAAAAGAGGGGCTGATGCCTGTTACGACAAATCCGAGTGCGAGAGTCAAAGGTGAGGCTGGTGTGGCTGTGGGAGGAAGCGaagggatggtgaagatgggtACGCACATGAAGGAGAGTTAA
- a CDS encoding N-terminal acetyltransferase A complex catalytic subunit ard1 — MDIRQATIDDLLGMQNANLLNLPENYTFKYYLYHALTWPELSYVAVDPKGRIVGYILAKMEEEPSDTPSGHVTSISVLRPYRRLGLANKLMKQSQEAMVAHYDAHHITLHVRKSNRAAISLYRDTLGFEVHGMEKSYYADGEDAYGMRYIFKKPEESLKE, encoded by the exons ATGGACATTCGACAAGCAACG ATAGACGACCTCCTTGGTATGCAAAATGCCAACCTTCTTAACTTACCAGAGAACTACACTTTCAAATATT ATCTTTACCACGCTTTGACATGGCCGGAGCTGTCGTATGTCGCTGTTGACCCAAAGGGGAGGATTGTAGGATACATTCTTGCCAAGAT ggaagaggaacCTAGCGACACTCCTAGCGGTCACGTCACATCCATTTCCGTCCTTCGGCCATACAGACGGTTGGGTCTCGCCAATAAACTCATGAAACAGTCTC AGGAAGCTATGGTAGCCCACTATGACGCACACCACATCACATTACACGTTCGAAAATCCAACAGAGCAGCTATTTCTCTTTACAGGGATACCCTGGGGTTCGAAGTTCatgggatggaaaagagctACT ATGCGGATGGTGAGGACGCTTATGGGATGCGATATATATTTAAGAAGCCTGAAGAATCACTGAAGGAATAG
- a CDS encoding DNA-directed RNA polymerase II subunit RPB3, which yields MNGYYEPQQPQPTNIEIPQGPTNQPRLLLRNLNETDATFHLSGVELAYANSLRRVMMADVPTIAIDQVLFTQNTTPLADEMIAHRLGLIPLISRNVSKGLRYTRDCDCDEGCYYCMVTLRLKVTFSGNDGEQFMRVTSDMLEVVPSPGGPPPPNPYGPPPELSEEDRIIINNRDPEMGQPCGKGNPSVPPILIAKMGKGQEIDVLCKAYKGIAKHHAKWSPLSTVAFEYDPYNKLRHTTHWFETDERAEWPLSANAAFETPPNPAEPFDYNAVPSTFYFSAESVGSIPVRSVVEQGLDLLIEGLANVVLGVQKETGGEEEEGDDGAGADGGVGDGMGIGMGGGLVEPNIPTGMGQDQIAMGGGYGGYGVQQGYGGAW from the exons ATGAACGGGTACTACGAACCCCAACAACCTCAACCGACTAACATCGAGATCCCGCAAGGCCCCACAAATCAACCacgccttctccttcgtaATCTTAATGAGACGGACGCtactttccatctttccgGCGTAGAGCTCGCCTATGCGAACAGTCTGAGAAGAGTTATGATGGCTGATGTACCTACCATTG CCATCGATCAGGTCCTCTTTACGCAAAATACAACACCTTTAGCAGACGAAATGATTGCCCACCGTTTAGGCCTTATTCCTCTTATTTCCCGTAACGTCTCCAAGGGACTTCGCTACACCAGAGACTGTGACTGTGACGAAGGATGTTATTACTGTATGGTAACTTTGAGACTGAAGGTGACTTTCAGTGGAAATGATGGGGAGCAGTTTATGAGGGTGACAAGCGATATGTTGGAAGTTGTGCCAAGTCCTGGTGGG CCGCCGCCTCCTAATCCTTATGGACCTCCGCCTGAACTTTCAGAGGAAGATcgtatcatcatcaacaatcgTGATCCTGAAATGGGCCAGCCTTGCGGAAAGGGAAATCCCTCTGTACCTCCGATATTGATCGCAAAGATGGGCAAGGGACAGGAGATTGATGTTTTATGCAAGGCTTATAAG GGTATCGCTAAGCATCATGCCAAATGGTCTCCTTTATCAACTGTAGCCTTTGAATACGACCCCTATAACAAGCTTCGTCATACAACGCATTGGTTTGAGACCGATG AACGCGCGGAATGGCCTCTCTCCGCAAATGCGGCTTTCGAAACTCCTCCAAATCCCGCAGAACCATTCGACTATAACGCGGTCCCGTCGACATTCTACTTTTCCGCAGAATCTGTCGGTTCCATCCCCGTACGTTCAGTCGTTGAACAAGGTCTCGACCTTTTGATAGAAGGCCTCGCAAATGTCGTATTGGGCGTACAGAAGGAGACCGgtggcgaagaggaagaaggggatgatggagcgggtgcagatggaggtgttggggatgggatgggCATCGGCATGGGGGGAGGTTTGGTAGAGCCAAATATACCTACCGGAATGGGTCAGGATCAGATAGCCATGGGAGGTGGGTATGGAGGGTATGGGGTTCAGCAAGGTTATGGAGGTGCCTGGTAG
- a CDS encoding DNA-directed RNA polymerase III subunit RPC3, translating to MQDRGKEAVRLCEQIVAHSFGDVVSRVASTLLNRGRLPAPTITRLSGLSPSVASAALLILMQHNLVQSNGASVKETGEDEQYEFIVEECLLRLRWGKMLAITHERVDFLSMQVVKQLMIFGKLRVPDIISALGGDTDAIRAEAITGSVTALLQNHFLQTTAPELQILESDQIARRFAASKRRLAQAQGSALLSANDITNCHLEAAHDVRTANESLRAITRVLITKPKVDKNAKRRKTGKAIEESDYELKQDVHLRLNYDRYGVLMRNDLIVKAAEDRWNKGAGIVMRAVLDASLRDASLLKDDRTHDPVGINSIISLIPPSSAPILLAGLGLSSKSSIPDLVRAYLSVLAGEDQLTGTGAGAFLQREGSTNPGYKVEFEAICVKMREAMLSDLVREKLGDKAARVLAVVTRSSKAFETTIRDCAMLPLKDARYILAELQKLSLVETQEVPKTAAKSRANMPSSSSAEYHLWAVDLSRCYSVLLSSVYKTMGNILQRRRAEMDKKKVVLAREQRVLGLGHGHEGGRGLLQLKDQEDLAELDDTRNKLALAEMRSEMVIFVLRDLPGLTGRSAM from the exons ATGCAGGATAGAGGCAAAGAAGCTGTTAGACTGTGTGAGCAGATTGTAGCTCATTCGTTTGGGGATGTTGTGTCT AGAGTCGCCTCCACTTTACTCAACAGGGGTCGTCTCCCAGCCCCAACGATTACCAGACTATCCGGTCTCTCACCTTCTGTTGCCTCAGCAGCCCTCCTTATTCTCATGCAACACAATCTCGTCCAGTCAAATGGAGCGTCAGTAAAAGAGAcgggagaagatgagcagTATGAATTCATAGTGGAGGAATGTCTGTTAAGGCTGCGATGGGGCAAGATGTTGGCGATAACGCATGAGAGAGTGGATTTCTTG TCTATGCAAGTTGTAAAACAGCTCATGATCTTCGGTAAACTTCGAGTTCCAGACATCATCTCTGCCCTCGGCGGTGACACTGATGCTATAC GGGCCGAAGCAATCACCGGATCTGTTACTGCCCTCCTGCAAAATCACTTCTTACAAACCACCGCTCCCGAACTCCAAATCCTCGAATCCGACCAAATTGCGCGTCGTTTCGCAGCCAGCAAACGCCGCCTCGCCCAAGCCCAAGGTTCAGCTCTCCTCTCTGCCAATGATATCACCAACTGCCACCTGGAAGCTGCGCATGACGTCCGTACCGCGAATGAATCTCTCCGCGCCATCACCCGGGTACTCATTACCAAACCCAAAGTCGACAAAAACGCTAAGAGGCGCAAGACCGGGAAAGCAATAGAAGAATCTGATTATGAACTTAAGCAAGATGTACATCTCAGGCTGAACTATGATCGGTACGGTGTATTGATGAGGAACGACCTTATCGTCAAAGCTGCAGAAGATCGATGGAACAAAGGAGCGGGTATCGTCATGCGCGCTGTTCTAGACGCTTCACTACGTGATGCCTCTCTCCTAAAAGACGACCGTACACACGATCCGGTCGGTATCAACTCTATCATCTCCCTTATcccaccttcttccgcaCCTATCCTCCTCGCCGGTCTAGGCCTTTCATCCAAGTCATCGATCCCCGACTTGGTCCGTGCATATCTCTCCGTTCttgcaggagaagatcagCTCACGGGTACAGGTGCCGGAGCTTTCCTGCAGAGAGAGGGATCGACGAACCCAGGGTATAAAGTCGAATTTGAAGCAATTTgtgtgaagatgagagaagcGATGTTGAGCGATTTAGTTAGAGAAAAGTTGGGAGACAAAGCGGCGCGGGTTTTGGCCGTGGTAACCCGTTCAAGCAAAGCATTTGAAACTACT ATCCGAGACTGCGCAATGCTTCCGCTCAAGGACGCACGCTACATACTCGCCGAACTCCAAAAACTCTCTCTTGTCGAAACCCAAGAAGTCCCCAAAACAGCCGCCAAATCACGTGCAAAcatgccttcttcctcttctgccgaATATCACCTCTGGGCCGTCGATCTCTCCCGCTGTTACTCCGTGCTTCTTTCGAGTGTGTACAAGACAATGGGAAATATCTTGCAGAGGCGCCGGGCGGAAATggataagaagaaggttgtgCTTGCGAGAGAACAAAGAGTTCTAGGTCTTGGCCATGGGCAtgaagggggaagagggctATTACAGTTGAAAGATCAAGAGGATCTTGCAGAGCTGGATGATACAAGGAACAAACTTGCCTTGGCCGAAATGAGGAGTGAAATGGTAATTTTTGTGCTGAGGGATTTACCGGGTTTAACTGGACGGAG TGCGATGTAG
- a CDS encoding CMGC/SRPK protein kinase — MSHSTASACGPSNMRPAPPPLAVPSSTQHTSSASNSLSASQASQATSVLTEDEEDLEDYRPGGYHPVNIGDNFKDGRYTIVRKLGWGHFSTVWLARDNIANRHVALKVVKSDGHYTETALDEIQLLLRVVNSAPGHAGRHHVLDLLDSFRHTGPNGSHVCMVFEVLGENLLGLIKRYQHRGVPQHIVKQIAKQVLLGLDYLHRECRIIHTDLKPENVLICIDDVESVVQAELASCPAAVPTKLVGVPPSQGRLGNQTPRKDGIFIVGSQPLPSPSSSYSSSPMLDKYGFGMSKISGASASKAGNQASGAGGPSCPPAQPKKSATTEAIGNGLENVKLGEGSSLKWEKTATPAPAPPKGPSLLSQQLHHPPASPPLNPSVPSGSDSVSTNHTINTSTTDNTEVSTPATTPDHVTRLADERAPEAGDPTTLPPPFPYDPVSLERITVKIADLGNACWVDHHFTNDIQTRQYRCPEIILGTRWDESVDMWSAACLFFELLTGDYLFDPQPGVKYDKDDDHIAQIMELLGEMPRSLALSGKYSHEIFNRRGELRHINRLRFWPLTSVLKEKYLMEHEDAELLSSFLMPMLTYLPGQRAKASDLLNHPWLEGVVVQGELEMAHGLHRAESERIRREEETKGKGVVA, encoded by the exons ATGTCACACTCCACCGCCTCTGCTTGCGGTCCTTCAAACATG CGTCCCGCACCCCCTCCTCTCGCTgtaccctcctccacccaacacacttcttccgcctctaATTCTCTCAGCGCTTCCCAAGCTTCTCAAGCCACATCCGTCCTCacagaagacgaggaagatcTCGAAGATTATAGACCGGGAGGTTACCATCCAGTTAACATTGGTGACAATTTTAAGGATGGACGGTATACAATTGTGCGGAAACTGGGATGGGGTCATTTTTCCACGGTTTGGCTGGCTAGAGATAACAT CGCAAACCGCCACGTTGCTCTCAAAGTAGTTAAATCTGACGGACACTACACGGAAACAGCCTTGGACGAAATTCAGCTCCTTCTACGGGTCGTCAATTCCGCACCTGGCCACGCTGGACGGCATCACGTCCTCGACCTTCTCGATAGTTTCCGCCATACTGGGCCTAACGGTTCCCACGTCTGCATGGTCTTTGAAGTCCTTGGTGAAAATCTCTTGGGCCTAATCAAGCGGTATCAACACCGAGGCGTTCCTCAACACATCGTCAAACAAATCGCTAAACAAGTCTTGCTTGGTCTCGACTATCTTCATCGCGAATGCCGTATCATCCATACCGATCTGAAACCTGAAAACGTCTTGATTTGCATCGACGACGTCGAGTCTGTCGTGCAAGCCGAACTTGCGAGCTGCCCCGCTGCCGTCCCTACCAAACTCGTCGGTGTTCCCCCTTCCCAAGGACGATTAGGTAACCAAACACCTCGAAAAGATGGGATTTTCATCGTTGGATCTCAACCGCTGCCTAGTCCTAGCTCGAGCTACTCCAGTAGCCCCATGTTAGACAAGTACGGGTTTGGTATGAGCAAAATATCTGGGGCGAGTGCCTCGAAAGCAGGAAATCAAGCTAGCGGTGCTGGTGGgccttcttgccctccCGCGCAACCAAAGAAGAGTGCTACAACCGAGGCGATCGGCAACGGTCTAGAGAATGTCaagcttggagaaggaagctCGTtaaaatgggaaaagacCGCCACCCCGGCACCCGCCCCCCCAAAAGGGCCATCTTTACTCTCCCAACAActgcatcatcctcccGCTTCCCCGCCGCTCAACCCCTCTGTCCCATCCGGCTCTGATAGCGTCTCGACAAACCATACAATCAACACAAGCACAACCGACAACACTGAAGTTTCTACACCCGCTACCACACCTGATCACGTCACTCGGCTCGCTGACGAAAGGGCACCCGAAGCTGGGGATCCAACGACCCTCCCGCCCCCGTTCCCCTATGACCCGGTTAGTTTAGAGAGGATAACGGTGAAGATAGCGGATTTGGGGAATGCTTGTTGGGTGGATCATCATTTCACGAATGATATTCAAACAAGGCAGTATCGGTGTCCAGAGATTATCCTGGGGACGAGATGGGATGAGTCGGTGGATATGTGGAGTGCGGCTTGTTTG TTCTTTGAGCTTTTGACAGGTGATTACCTGTTTGATCCTCAACCTGGCGTCAAATACGACAAAGACGACGACCACATTGCGCAGATCATGGAATTACTGGGTGAGATGCCGCGATCACTGGCTTTATCTGGAAAATACAGCCATGAAATTTTCAACCGTCGGG gtGAACTCCGGCATATTAACCGACTCCGCTTTTGGCCCCTGACCTCCGTTCTCAAAGAAAAATACCTCATGGAGCACGAAGACGCTGAactcttgtcttctttcctcatgCCCATGCTCACTTACCTTCCGGGTCAACGGGCCAAGGCGTCGGATTTATTGAACCACCCATGGTTGGAAGGGGTGGTGGTTCAAGGCGAGTTGGAGATGGCGCATGGTTTGCATAGAGCTGAGTCGGAGAGAATACGGCGTGAAGAGGAGACTAAGGGGAAGGGAGTGGTTGCATGA